In the Candidatus Poribacteria bacterium genome, CGACGAGCGAAGCGTTCCGCCACTCGCAGCACCGTCGCGATCAGTTCACCCAACATGTTGCGGCTCCAGTGTGTCCGGCAGCGGAACGCCGACCTGCGACACCTCGCGCCGCAGATCGCCCGCGTCGAGGTACGCCGACGGCAGCGGCGGCACGATTCCGGCGTCCGGGCTGTCCGCGCTCACGTAGCGGATCATCGCGAGGTAGTGGCGCGTCTGCCGAGGCGTCATCTCCATGACCTTCCGCCAGTCCCATCCGTAGAAGTGCGCGAACGCCGCGAACAGGTATCCCCAGTGGGTCGTGTCCCGCGACGCCGCGCTCACCCGTTTTTTGCGTCGGCTCCGTCGACTCCCATGACCGCGTCGAGCGCGTTCGCCGCCCGGTCGAAGTACGTCCCGGCGACGAGCTCGCCCACCGCCTCGACGGTGAGCGTCGGGTCCGACTTCCGCAGCGCCAGCCACAGGATGAACCGCGACGCCCGCATTCCCCGCCACTCGGACGGGTCGCGCCCGAAGGCGTCCTCGATGGCGCAGTAGTCGTTCCAGTTGAGCTCGACCAACGGGAACTCGCGTCCGCCCAGCGTGACGGTTCCCTTTGGCGCGTTCGCCATCTCGCGCATCAGGTCGTTCATGCCCCGCCCTCAGCTTTCTGACTGCCGTAGGGGCGGGTCTCAGACCCGCCCCTACATCACCTGCGTTCACGTGCAATCAATCCGCCGCGCGGCGGAAATGGAGCGCGTCGTTCCCGCGGAACCGGATCATCTCCCGCACGATGCCCCGCGCCGGCGACATCACGTCCAGCCCCTCCACCGACGCGAACCCGACGTACCGATACGCCCGGGTCGCGTCCGTGTTCACGAAGAACGAGACGACGCATCGCTCCCCGATAGCCACCATCGACGCCCCCACATCCAGCGAGAAGCTCTCGTCGATCCAGAAGCGCTCCGCGACCGCCTCCCAGCCCGCCACGAGACGGCGGCGCTCCCGATACTCCGAGCCGAGCGTTGTCACGTCCGCGATGGACTCCTCGACCTCCAGCGTCCAGTCGAGGAACCCGCCGACCGGCGCGAGCGTCGCGACGACGTTCCCCGCGCTCGACAGCGTGTAGGGCGGCGTCCCGCCGGAGATCATCACCGAACCCACCGGCTTCGTGATCGCCGCCACGCTCCCGCTGGACAGCGAGAAGTCGGCGGGAACCGCCTCCTCGACGAACGCCCGCGCAATCCGCGTCGAGAGGTCCGCGACGACGTGCTCCGCCGACGCCCCCACCTGGACGAGCGGAACCCCAGCGTAGTCGGTTCGCCCATTCGGCGCGTAGATCGCTCCCAGCCTGCCCATGAACTTCGCCATGGCACTGCCGCCCCTCCGGGTTCCCTCTACGCTCCGGTTCCCGTGAACTTGAGGGTCCCGTTCCCTCGCAAGCGGAATGACGCCGTCACCCGATTGTCCACCGGCACGTGGACCTCGACGCCCTCGACGAACGCCGCGCCGTAGTAGACCTTCCGCGCCCCTGGCGTCGCGCCCTCGACGTAGAGGTTCACCTGAACCTGGTTGTTCGTCGGCAACGTGCCGGAGAAGTCGGGAGCCATGATCGTTTCCCACAACTCGTCTTGGTTGTTCGCCGCCGTGTCGGCGTCCCAGACGGCTTCGACGGACGCGCTCCATCCCCGCAGTCCGAAGGTGTACTTGCGGAACTGGTCGCCGAAGCCCGTCGTGTCGAGCAGCTCCTGCTCGATGTGGAGCCGCCAGTCCGTCAGGTTCCCCACCGTATTCGCCACATCCGGCGCGCTGGGAGCCTCCAGGTTCCCGCTGGGAGCCAGCAGCGACACCTTACCGTTCTTGCCCGCATACGTCGGCATCATGTCACCTCAGGTAGTGTTTCCAGGCTCTGGAACGTGTGCGCCTCCAAGCCGTCGAACGTGTAGCCTTCCCACGCGCCGAAGGTTCCCGCGTCGAAGAAGCCGCTCCGATAGAGCAACGGACCCGTTCCCGCCAACCGCGCCCACCAACGGACGATGCCTTCGCGCGATGTCAGAACCCGCGCGCTCCGAACGACCCCCGTCCCGACATACGCCCGCTTGCCGCCCGGCTCCTCGCCCTCGACGAACAGCGTCAGTTCGATCCGCCCGTCCTCCGCCAGGGAACCCGGGAAACTGTCCGCGAGAAGGCATTCCCAGAGCTCCGACTGCCGGACAGACGCGCTCTCGGCGTCCCAGAGGAGCTCGATCTCCGCGTCCCACGTCTTCAGTCCCGCCTCCAGCGCGCGGTACTCGTCGCTGAAGGTCGTCCCGTCGGCGACCTCCTGGGACACGTCGAGCCGCCAGCGGATCACCTGCCCCAGGTCGTCCTTCCCGGCGGGACCGTCGCCCGTGTCCGGCGCGCGCGCCAGCCGCACCTTCCCATCCTTGCCCGTGTATGTCGGCATGTTCGATCCTCTGCCGTCCGCTCCGCCCCATACCGCGCTGGCGAGCTTCTGGTTCCTTCGCCCCCCCACCTCAGTCCTCCCCCACACTTCGTGGAGGGAGGAGGCTCCATCCCCGCCCCCTCGAATGGGGGCGGGTTAGGGTGGGGGTTGGTTGCCCCGTTCATCACACTGACAGACCACGAGGCTCCCGCCTACGCCGGAGCGACGGACAAGCCCTATGGACGCGCGATGCCCTTCTCAATGACGACATCCATCTGAGCCGCCAGGATCGGATGCGGCGCGAAGACCGGGTTCGTCGTCCTCGGACCCCCGCGCAGACGCCCCAGTACGACCCGCGCCACGCGCGCGTCGTGGCAAAACCCATCCAGCGTCGGGTTGAACCGCATCACCGTCGCGATCCGATCCGTCAACTGCATCAGGTTCTGCGCGAGCCGCTCCGAATCCCCCAGCGCCACGTCGTAGCCCACGACCCGGTAAGTCAGCCGCAGCCGGTTCTCCGCGCTCAGCGTCCACGGCGATTCGTCCGCGAGCGTCCCCTCGATCTGAATCGCCGGGAACTGCGCCACCGACGCCTGAGCCCCCAACTGGATCGACGACGGCGCAACCGCCCGATCCCCCGACTTCAGGACGGCGGCGTTCGCGTCGAGAACCCCCTTGAGGCGGTTCAGCCCTTCGAGAAGATGCTCTTCGGCTGCTGCCTCATCCTCTGTGACGACGACATACGCCATCGCGACGCCCCCTGACCGTCAGAACTCCCGATCCATCGTCATCCGAGGAGCCGACGACACGCCCGCGTCGGCGACCGCCTTGCGCTCCGCCTCCAGCGAAAGGCTCCCGTCGGCGATCCCGTCCAGCAGAAGCTCTCCCAACTCCCGATGCCGCCGCGCGCCCGACTGGACGTTCGGCTGGCTCGTCGTCTCGTAGAGAACCTCCGCGACGGAGCCCGCCGCCAGGTTCATGCTGACCAGCCGCAGGAGCTCCAAGTCCCCCGCGCCCGCGAGCGGCAGGTCGTAGAAGCCCCGAAGCCGCCCGTCGATCGTCGCGTCCGCCAGCGGGATGTGAAGCCCCGTGATGTCGGCGTCCGTCACGGGAGTCGTCGCGTCGAACGCGATGTTCGCGAAGAGCCGCTGCACATCCTCGACCGTGCTGTAAGCCATCACGCGGACTCCTCATCCAGCGCCTGCGCAAGCGCCCGCAGGATGCCCGTCACGAGCGGGGCGTCCGACCCCTTCACGTCCGCCCGCTCGACGATCTCCAGCAGCGCCGCGCACTGGAGCGGCGTCAGCAGGATCGTCAGCAGGTCAAGCGCGGGCGAGGTAGTCATCGACCTGCTCCTGCGCCGTCGCGCCCTGCGGGACCCAACCGACCTGCTCGAAGAACGCCTCCCGTGCGGCATCGCTCATCGCAAGCAGCTCCGACGCCAGCGCGTCCTTCTCGACCTCGTAGAGGTCGTCGAGCCGGGCGAACTCCGCGCCCTCGGCGTCCCGCTGCGCCGTCGTCCAGAAGGGGTACTCGTCCAGCCGCAAGCCGTTGGCAGAGAGCCAGCCGTCCAGCCGCTGCCTCCGACGCGCCTTGAGAACCGATTTCGTCTCCGGCATCGCGCCTGCTCCATTCTCCGGTTAGGGGAGCCTCTTACGACGCGCTGAACGTCACGGTGTCCGCCCATTGCGCCAGCATCAACTCGACGACGATGTGCCCAACACCCGTCTCGCTCCCGCCCAACTGCACCTGGAACGCGATCGTGTCCGGGTCTTGAGTCACGCTCGTCGAGAACGCCGGGGTCGATGGCGATGAAAGCGTCGAGTCGGTTCCCACCGTTTCGACGGTTCCCGCGCCCATGACTCCGGCGTGCAGGTAGAACACCACCTGCCGCGAGCCGCATCGGTATCCGTTCCCGCTGTTCCCGCCTCGGAACGCGAACCAGATTCTCGCGCAGAACACATCGTAGTTCCCCGCAACGCTTCCGAAGTTCAGCTTCAGGAAGGTCGCCGGAGCCGCGTACGGGAACGTGAAGTTAGGACGGCTGTAGCGATGGAGCGTGTTGAGGCTCGACCCCTCCTTCGCCGAGACCCAATCCATGTGGTTCCCGTTGACTTGCCGCCACAACATGCCCACCCCGAAGGGCCTGCCGCTGGCGTCCACGCCCAAGCCGTTGTCGCCCAGCGACGCGCCGCCGCCGACGTAGCTCACGGCGAAGGTGTTCGCGCTGTCGTCGTAGCCCGCAGCGTATCTGTCCGCGCCGGTTCCGCCCGAGTTGTCCTGGTAGATGAGCGCGGCGTCCTGTCCCGCCGACGCCCCGATGAGCCGACCCCGCGTCGCATCACCAGCCGCCGAGAGCAGCTTCCCCGCGTTCCCCGCCGCGCCGTTCACCAAGTTCCCGCCCGCCGCGAACGACGCGATCCCGTGCAGAGCCGCATCGAGCCGATCCAGCAGCGCCCCGTGATCGAGCGTGAAGTCGAACGCATCGACGCTCGAATCCGTCGCGCGGCTGAATCCGTGGTTCGCGGTGTTCGTCCGCGCCATGTATCCGCCTCCTCCGCCCGCTGAGCCCTACGCCACCGCGTTCACGATGAGGTACCCCGCCGTGTCCGACACCACCTTCGCATCCCACTGCGCCCGCACGCGGAAGCCGTCCGCGTTCCCGCCGTCCGACTTGCGCCACCGCTCCGTCGCGAAGTCGTAGCCCCGCCAGACGAACCAGTACGCGAACGACAGCGTCCGCAGACCCGCCTGCTCCGGCACGTAGAGCAACGCCGCGTGCTTGCCCCACAACCGCGCGTAGGAGGGCGTCACGCCTTCTGCCGCCGTGTTCTCGATGCCTCTGCCCACCAGCACGCGCTCCACGTCGAACAGACCCGCCAGCAGGTCGGGCGTCACGATCCCCTTCTGCGTGTACTTGATCCGGTCGAGAACCGAGGCGTGGTCCTGCAGCTTCGAGTAGACCTCGTCGCCCAGAACGAGCGTGTTCGGATGCCGCCCGATCTTCCCGGCGATGACGTTGGCGCCCGCGCGGATGTCCTCGATGGGGCTGGAACCGCCGTCGCTCCACTGGTCGGTCCCCGTCAGCGTGACCGTGTGACCCGACGCGTAACTCCCCGCCGAGAAGAGGAGCGTCGCCGCCTCCTTCTCGAACTTCATGAGAACCTTGTCCGTGCAGTACTCCACCGCCTGGCGGTCCAGATCGAGCCCCTCGTCGGCGTTGTCGCGCTCCTCGTCGGCGACGTAGGTCGCCATCGAGTACTGGGTCGTGTTGTAGTTCTGCGTCGAGAGTCGGTAGCCCCCGACGGGCCCCGTCGTCGTCGAAGCCCGCGCGCCCGCGTCGTTGCGGAACCAGTCGCCCTGCGTGAACTC is a window encoding:
- a CDS encoding DUF1320 domain-containing protein, which produces MAYSTVEDVQRLFANIAFDATTPVTDADITGLHIPLADATIDGRLRGFYDLPLAGAGDLELLRLVSMNLAAGSVAEVLYETTSQPNVQSGARRHRELGELLLDGIADGSLSLEAERKAVADAGVSSAPRMTMDREF